The Apium graveolens cultivar Ventura chromosome 11, ASM990537v1, whole genome shotgun sequence genome has a window encoding:
- the LOC141696436 gene encoding uncharacterized protein LOC141696436, with protein sequence MRNNTSSSQTYANVVSGTTPVNTHIDTDIDTTAVNDVNSISSNSHPLYLHNNDQPRIILISKKLFGYKNYASWKRSIQIALSANNKLVILTGEFKAPAESSPSFSHWKRVNDMIITWILNTVSDVTSSSMHYLDSASDVWNELSERFVAVSGHKIYEVQKDIFKLEQGNESVEIYFHKLKGFWDELMALEPVVKCNCGATKDWESQNREDWAYLVFDGLA encoded by the coding sequence ATGCGTAACAACACATCTTCATCGCAGACTTATGCCAATGTTGTTTCGGGTACTACACCTGTTAATACGCATATTGATACAGATATAGATACAACTGCTGTTAATGATGTTAACAGCATAAGTTCCAATTCGCATCCACTTTATCTTCATAATAATGATCAACCTAGAATAATTTTGATCTCTAAGAAACTTTTTGGATATAAGAACTATGCCAGTTGGAAACGATCTATACAAATAGCGCTATCTGCTAATAATAAGCTTGTAATTTTGACTGGAGAATTTAAGGCACCAGCTGAATCTTCACCTTCATTTTCTCATTGGAAACGTGTAAATGACATGATAATTACTTGGATCCTTAACACTGTTTCAGATGTAACTAGTAGTAGTATGCATTACCTAGACAGTGCTTCTGATGTTTGGAATGAGTTAAGTGAGAGGTTTGTAGCTGTGAGTGGACATAAGATTTATGAAGTTCAGAAGGATATTTTTAAGCTTGAACAAGGGAATGAATCTGTTGAGATCTACTTTCACAAACTAAAAGGTTTTTGGGATGAATTGATGGCTTTAGAACCTGTAGTTAAGTGCAATTGTGGAGCTACCAAGGACTGGGAGTCTCAAAATAGAGAAGACTGGGCTTATTTAGTTTTTGATGGGCTTGCATAG
- the LOC141696435 gene encoding uncharacterized protein LOC141696435, whose translation MDLDPVFAAAIAGDADALAKLDMIADGALHNNDKTILHKESEKGNIKHVRFILDKFKHKKLLVKLSTRRSHTALHLAVQGKHTEVVKALIEEARNLPSSTSSSANPPISPFQAFLREVDHDKDTALHAAVYAGHFEIVILLVEADPDDRHTKNTDGKTPMYIAAEGGYHKMVKEMCKTCPAPSLDGPGGSTALHAAIKSLSKGKFKEDVIEKVVAVAERSSSSNRSFEEFYNKTDHKTNLTVLELAVEGNHVEVVEMILQKDPAYRRGIKKNGLMLLIYKAMDMELSAMVKLLSKAYQAGITGVHKGVVTLIIAIRRRDHDEITRLLKDAPLLVNFAENYIEDEGWTPLHYVAYNGLVSIVNAFVEVQRDVKHEFVYPDMVATPFHVAAEYGHTATMIRLLQLWPSSSSAAYTALDKKGRNILHIAAAKNKKETIQGILKYCPEPYKNTILKQQDPNNNTLLHLLIRHGCFIPELLKHKELDTMAENKDKWTPRDMLYFEADVIADQVQIKIALDEDVQTNQPWIPWHKSTKKKMDTIESIVPQTRRETKDVIFNEKTKLFMAEKRSQMEILKRKNLERYKKRTNTQIIVTALITTVTFTVGFTMPGGLRQSGEINDTSKKLVEGLAVLSKKTVFNVFMLSDALALLLSTSSLFFYFLESMTEDPHQVSKLNATSTVFNIVSVMVMMLTFMAGTFVVLSDSPTLAISVCVIGFLFFLLLIFMLIKLVYDRQFTLLLFYGLITSLICTITLSFLPPLHAYADCPDKFSIKFHHTGEFNVNPKTYVGGSIRYVDMCDIEELSLLEIGNIVDELETQEFLPSQKYDLYFLDDPSHIELEQREMNQMLEVEGLYHHFSDVEPMEEEVVLADDGGLENEEDGSDVVSFHGDSSNMNNTDDDVGTFKSGGPKPIETDDLQNELWFMNENVETQDFLPSQHYDLSFLDDPSHIELEQREMNQMLEVEGLYQHFSDVEPVEEEIVLADDGGLEDKEDGSDIVSFHGDNST comes from the exons ATGGATCTGGATCCTGTGTTTGCCGCTGCCATTGCCGGAGATGCTGATGCCTTGGCTAAATTGGATATGATAGCTGATGGAGCACTACACAACAATGATAAAACTATCCTTCACAAAGAATCTGAGAAAGGAAATATAAAACATGTGCGTTTTATTTTGGATAAGTTTAAACACAAAAAACTTTTGGTCAAGCTAAGTACGCGACGTAGTCATACTGCACTTCACCTTGCAGTACAGGGTAAACACACTGAAGTGGTTAAGGCCCTCATCGAGGAAGCTAGAAATCTGCCTTCTTCTACTTCTTCTTCTGCTAATCCTCCAATTAGTCCATTTCAAGCTTTTCTTAGGGAAGTTGATCACGACAAGGACACTGCGTTGCATGCAGCAGTATACGCAGGTCACTTTGAAATTGTTATCCTGTTAGTGGAGGCCGATCCAGATGATCGACATACTAAAAATACTGATGGTAAAACTCCAATGTACATAGCTGCGGAAGGTGGGTACCACAAAATGGTAAAGGAGATGTGTAAAACTTGCCCAGCTCCATCTTTGGATGGTCCAGGTGGTAGTACTGCTCTGCATGCTGCAATTAAAAGTCTCAGCAAAG GGAAGTTTAAAGAAGATGTGATTGAGAAGGTCGTTGCTGTAGCCGAACGTTCAAGCAGTTCAAATAGAAGTTTCGAAGAATTTTATAATAAAACTGATCACAAGACCAACCTCACTGTCTTAGAACTCGCAGTAGAGGGAAATCACGTGGAAGTGGTTGAAATGATATTACAAAAAGATCCAGCCTATCGTCGGGGAATTAAAAAAAATGGTCTTATGCTTTTAATCTACAAAGCCATGGATATGGAGTTGTCGGCTATGGTCAAGTTACTCTCGAAAGCTTACCAAGCTGGAATCACCGGAGTTCATAAAGGGGTGGTCACTTTGATTATTGCTATTAGGCGGCGGGACCATG ATGAGATAACACGCCTGTTAAAAGATGCACCGCTGCTTGTAAATTTTGCTGAAAATTATATCGAAGACGAAGGGTGGACACCGCTTCATTACGTCGCATATAATGGACTTGTTTCGATAGTTAATGCCTTTGTTGAAGTGCAAAGGGATGTTAAACATGAATTTGTGTATCCAGATATGGTAGCAACACCATTTCATGTAGCAGCGGAATATGGACATACTGCAACCATGATACGACTTCTGCAATTATGGCCATCTTCATCTTCTGCAGCATACACGGCTCTTGATAAAAAAGGTCGAAACATACTACACATAGCTGCAGCTAAAAATAAAAAGGAAACGATACAAGGTATTTTGAAATATTGTCCTGAACCTTACAAGAACACgattttgaaacaacaagatcCGAATAACAATACACTTCTCCATCTACTCATCCGTCATGGTTGTTTTATCCCGGAACTCTTGAAACATAAGGAACTCGATACAATGGCGGAAAACAAGGATAAATGGACTCCTCGTGACATGCTCTATTTTGAAGCTGATGTTATTGCTGATCAG GTACAAATAAAAATTGCACTTGACGAAGATGTCCAGACTAATCAGCCCTGGATACCATGGCACAAAAGCACCAAGAAGAAAATGGATACTATCGAAAGCATAGTGCCCCAGACTAGACGAGAGACAAAAGACGTGATATTTAATGAAAAGACAAAGTTGTTTATGGCCGAAAAGCGTTCACAGATGGAAATACTAAAGAGGAAAAATTTAGAAAGGTACAAAAAGAGAACCAACACACAGATAATAGTTACTGCACTTATAACTACAGTAACTTTCACGGTAGGATTTACCATGCCGGGTGGTCTCCGTCAGAGTGGAGAAATTAATGATACAAGTAAAAAACTTGTTGAAGGATTGGCGGTTCTTTCCAAAAAGACAGTTTTCAATGTGTTTATGCTATCAGATGCATTAGCTCTACTGTTATCAACATCTTCTTTGTTTTTCTACTTCCTTGAGTCCATGACTGAAGATCCTCATCAAGTGTCAAAACTCAATGCTACATCAACTGTGTTCAACATTGTTTCAGTTATGGTAATGATGTTGACTTTCATGGCAGGAACATTTGTGGTGTTGTCGGATTCACCAACCCTGGCCATCTCCGTTTGTGTTATTGGTTTcctcttctttcttcttctcataTTTATGTTGATCAAATTAGTTTATGACCGACAA TTTACTTTACTCTTGTTCTATGGTTTGATAACATCACTTATTTGTACTATAACATTGAGTTTTCTGCCACCTTTACATGCATATGCAGACTGTCCTGATAAGTTCAGTATAAAATTTCATCATACGGGTGAATTTAATGTGAACCCTAAAACCTATGTTGGTGGTTCAATCAGATATGTTGATATGTGTGATATTGAAGAGTTGAGTTTATTAGAAATAGGAAATATTGTGGATGAGCTTG AAACACAAGAATTTCTCCCTTCACAAAAGTATGACTTGTACTTTTTAGATGATCCTAGCCATATTGAACTAGAGCAAAGGGAAATGAATCAGATGTTGGAAGTTGAGGGACTATACCATCATTTTAGTGATGTGGAGCCTATGGAGGAAGAAGTTGTGCTAGCAGATGATGGAGGCTTAGAAAATGAAGAAGATGGTAGTGATGTAGTGAGCTTTCATGGTGACAGTTCAAACATGAACAATACAGATGATGATGTTGGAACATTCAAGAGTGGTGGCCCAAAACCAATTGAAACTGATGATTTGCAAAATGAATTATGGTTTA TGAATGAAAATGTAGAAACACAAGATTTTCTCCCTTCACAACATTATGACCTGTCATTTTTAGATGATCCTAGCCATATTGAACTAGAGCAAAGGGAAATGAATCAGATGTTGGAAGTTGAGGGACTATACCAGCACTTTAGTGATGTGGAGCCTGTGGAGGAAGAAATTGTGCTAGCAGATGATGGGGGCTTAGAAGATAAAGAAGATGGTAGTGATATAGTGAGCTTTCATGGTGACAATTCAACATGA